Below is a window of Corallococcus silvisoli DNA.
CGACCACTGGAGCGGCGCCTTCAGCGCGAACAGCCCCAGGAAGACGGCGGCGAGCACCGGGTACGTGCCCAGGCATCGCGCGCACACGCGCACGCCCGCGAGCACATAGGTGCGGTTGTATTCATCCGGGTGATGATGGCTGAGCCAGAACACCGGCACCTCCTCCGGACGCGGAGACAGTGGGGGTTTCCCACGCGGGACGGGCGTCCCCCTCCGCCAGGAAGCACGCCGCGGCGTGGCCTCCCCCCAGCGGGTACAGCGGGGGCGACTCGCGCCGGCAGCGCTCCATCGCGTGGGGACAGCGTGGGTGGAACGCACAGCCGGCGGGCGGAGACAGCGGCGAGGGCGGCTCCCCCGGCAGCAACAGCCGGGCGCGAGGCCGCTCCGGATCCGGCACCGGCACCGCGGACAACAGGGCCTGCGTGTACGGGTGGCGCGGCCCGGAGTACAGCGCGCGCGACGGCGCCACCTCCACGATGCGGCCCAGGTACATCACCGCCACGCGCGTGGACACGTACTCCACGATCTTCAGGTCGTGCGCGATGAAGACGTAGGTGAGGCCGCGCTCGCGCTGCAGGTCCACCAGCAGGTTGACGATCTGCGCCTGGATGGAGACGTCCAGCGCGCTGATGGGCTCGTCCGCCACCACCAGCTCCGGGCGCAACGCGATGGCACGTGCAATGCCGATGCGCTGGCGCTGGCCCCCGGAGAACTCGTGCGGGTAGCGGTGCCGCGCCTCGCGGGGCAGGCCCATGGCGTCCAGGAGCGCCAGCACCTCGTCCTCGCGTGCCCGGCCCTTCGCGAGCCCGTGGATGGCGAAGGGCTCCGCGAGGATGTCCCCCACCGTCATGCGCGGGTTGAGGGACGCGTACGGATCCTGGAAGACCAGCTGCATGCGGCGGCGCAGCGGCCGCAGCTCGCGCTGCGACAGGCCGGTCAGCTCGCGCCCCTCCACGCGGATGGAGCCGGACGTCGGGTCGATGAGGCGCAGGAGCGCGCGCCCCAGGGTGCTCTTGCCGCAGCCGCTCTCCCCCACCAGGCCCAGCGTCTCACCCCGGGCGACCTCGAAGGACACGCCGTCCACCGCGCGCACCGTGCCGCGCGTGCGCCCCAGGAAGCCGCCCCGCACCGGGAAGTGCACCTTCAGGTCGCGCACCTGGACCAGCGGCTCGCTCATGGCGCGGGCACCGGGTGGTGGCAGGCGGCCCACTGGCCTCCGCGCTTCGACTCCAGCGCGGGCGTGAGGCGGGCGCACAGCTCGCTGGCCCGGTCGCAGCGATCTCGGAACGCGCACCCGGACGGCAGCGCGCCCAGCGACGGCACCATGCCGGGGATGGCCTTGAGGCGCTGGCGTCCGCCCTCCGCCGCCCCCGCGTCGTGCAGGGATGGGATGGAGCGCAACAGGCCCGCGGTGTACGGGTGCGCGGGGCGGGCGAACAGCTCCCGCACCGGGGCCTGCTCCACGATGCGGCCCGCGTACATCACCACCACCGCGTCGCAGCTCCCCGCCACCACGCCCAGGTCGTGGGTGATGAGCATCACCGCCATGTGGCGTTCGGCCTGGAGCCGCTTGAGCAGCTCGAGGATCTGCGCCTGGATGGTGACGTCCAGCGCCGTGGTCGGCTCGTCCGCGATGAGCAGCGCCGGGTCGCACGCGAGCGCCATGGCGATCATCACGCGCTGGCGCATGCCTCCGGAGAGCTGGTGCGGGTACGCGTCCACGCGCTCGCCGGGCGCGGGGATGCCCACCTGTCGGAGCATCTCCACCGCGCGCTCGCGCGCCTGGGAACGGGTGGCGCCCAGGTGCAACCGGACGCCCTCGCCAATCTGCTCGCCCACCGTGAACACCGGGTTGAGCGACGTCATCGGCTCCTGGAACACCATGGCCACGTGCCGGCCGCGAACGCGCCGCATCTCCCGCTCGGGAAGGGCCAGCAGATCCTCTCCCCGGAAGCGCACCTCGCCGCCCACCACGCGGCCGGGGGGCTCGGGCACGAGCCGCATCACCGACAGCGCCGTGAGGCTCTTGCCGCAGCCACTCTCCCCCACCACCCCCAGCGTGCCGCCCGGAGGGACGTTGAAGGACACGCCATCCACCGCGCGCACCGTGCCGCGCGCGAGCGACAGCTGGGTGGTGAGGCCCCGCACGTCCAGGAGCGGGGCCCCGGCGTCCGGGGACGGCGCGACGCCGGTCACTTCTGGGCCAGCTCCTCCAGGAACTCCGCCTCCTGGATGAGCCCCTTGCGGATGAGCAGGCGGATGAGGCTCGCGACCATGCGCGCGGGCTTCACCTTCTCCGTGTCCAGGCTGGCCTCCTCGCCGCGAGAGATGCGGTCGATGTCGTCCAGCACCGCCAGGTCCTCCTCGGAGAAGTCCGGCTTGGGCGTGAGCGCCACCGACGGCTTCACGCCCTGCGCGGCGCCGCCGAAGAGCACCACCGGCACGCGCGGCTTGTTGGGATCCGCGTCCGCCTCCGAGGGCGGCGGCGGCGGCGGGGGCGGAGGCCTCGCGGCGGCGGGGGGCGGCGGGGGCCTGGCGGCGGGCCGGGGCTTGGAGCCCAGGATGTCCTCCAGCACCTCCGCGCCGTCCGCGGAGGACTCGTGGGGCGGCGGCGGGGGCAGGTCCCAGTCCAGAGGCGGAGGCGCGGGCGGGCGCGCCGACGAGGGACGCGCGGCGGCGGGCGCCGGCGTCGACGGCAGGATGTCCGGCGAATCGTCCTCGTCCATGTCCATCGGTTCTGCCTCCACGATGTCCAGGGGCTCTCCCCGGCCGCGCGCGAGCGCCTGCTCCAGGTCGTCTGGAGCGGCGACAAAGACCTTGAGCTGCTTGCGCAGTTGGAAGCGCAGCTGGTCCACCAGGTTCAGGTTGCCCGGGTCCTCCACCGCCACGTGGAGCTTCTCGCTGCGGCCGTCCTGCTCCAGCGCGAAGAGCAGCACGCGCTGCTCGGTCTGGAAGTCCATGGACACCAGCGAGGACACCGCGTGCGGGATGTACTCGGGGATCTCCACGAAGGGCAGCTCGTGCTGCGCCGCCAGCGCCCGCGCGATGTCCCGGCCGGTGCACAGGCCCATGGACACCAGCACCTCGCCCAGCTTGCGGCCCTGGCCGCGCCGTCCGGAGGCCAATGCCTGCTTCACCTGCTCGTCCGTGACCACGCCCGCCTGGACGAGGAGTTCACCAATCTTCTTGCGCATGGCCGGGGGCTACCGCTTGACCTTGGCGAGGTATTCCTCGCGGGAAAAAACGCCCTTCTCGATGAGCAGCTCCACCATGGCCTTGAGCGCCGCGACCTCCTTGCGCTGCACGTCCTCCACGCTCTTGAGCAGCTCCGCGGGACTTCCGGAGGCCGCCGCGCGAGGCGCCTCCGCGGGAGGCGGCGGACGGGCCGGCGCGGGGGCGGGACGGGCGGGCGCGGACGCAGCGACCGCGGCGGCCGGGTCCAGGTCCTTGAGGTTCTTCACGACGGTGCGGCCCTGGGCGTCCACCACCTTGAAGTTGGTGTCCGCGTCCTCCAATTCCGCCGACTCCTCGTAGAGGCGCGCGAACGCCCGCGCCACGGACGTGCGCCCCGCCACGTTGGCCACGATGCGGCACTTGGACAGGGCCCGCAGCTCGTCCAGCACCCGCACGTTGAGCGGATCCGACATCGCGACCACCAGCGTCTTGCCGTCGTCGCGCAGCTGCAGGGGCACGACAGAGAAGTCGCGCGCCGTCTGCGAGGGAATCTTGGCCTTCACGTGCGGCGGCACCGCCTGCACGGCGTCCAGGTTCACCGCCGGCATGCCGAGCTGCTTCGACAAGGCGCGCACGAGGATGTCCTCGGAGACGAGGTTCATCCGGACGAGGATCTCGCCCAGCTTCCCGCCCCACTTGGCCTGCTCGGCGAGCGCCGCCTTGAGCTGGCTCTCCTGCAGGACGTTCGCCTTGATCAGCAGTTCTCCAAGCTTGATCTGTGCCATGTCGTGCGCGCCATAGTACCCGGTTTGAGCCGGGGCGCTGCCTTTCGACGCCTGGAAGCTCAGGAACCCGGCGCCGGGGGCGGCGGCGACACCGTGTCCCGGCCCCGGACTTCCTGGCCCCGCGCGTCGACGTTCACCACCTTCGCCCCCTCGGGTGCCGTCAGCTCGTACAGCGTCAGGTCCGGCCGGCCGTTGAGGCGGATGTCCGTGTAGCGGAGGTCCAGCCGTGTGTCCGCCGACGCGGCGATGAGGTGGACCTTGTCGGGGAAGAACAGCTCGCCGCGCTGCTGGAAGTCCTCGAACGCCAGGTCGTAGCCCGGCACACCTCGCACCTCGCTCTTCACCACGCGCAGGTGTTTGGGATCCACGCGGAGTGTTTGCGTCGCGGGCCCCCGCTGGAGCTTCAGCACATACACGCGGTCCTTCTCATCCAGCGCCAGGGTCATGGACTCCGGCGGCAGGAGGGGGACCTGCCCGAGCATCACCGCGACCAGCTCCTCGCTCGGCAGGACGACAGGCAGGAAGCGCGACACGTTCTCCGCGCTGGCGGGGCCCTGGAGGTAGACGTTGTCCCGCGCCTGATAGACGCCGAAGCGCGCCCCGTCGGAGACGAGCGAGGCGACCGGGCGGTTGAAGAAGTCGTAGGTCTCCAGGTGGATGAGCCCTGGACGGGTGATGGAGAGGAAGGTGGAGAGGGTGCCGCTGCCCTGGGGGGAGTCCACGTGCAGCTTGGCGTCGCCCTCCAGGTTCACCACCTTCGCCTGTCGCTCGCGCACATGCTGGTAGAGCGTCTGGGCATCCTCGATGCGGCCTTCCGGACCGAACTCGAGGCGTTTGGGGCAGGCCGAACAGAGGAGGGCCAGGAAGATTGCGGCGGCTGCGCGGTTCATATGTCCTAGTGTGAGCCAGGGCCGCATGCCCGGTCATCCATCATGAGCCTGAACGATCTACTTCATTACCTTCGCCTGGGCGGCGTCACCCTCGCCCTCCTCCTGGGTGCCTCCGTGGTCGCCCTGGGTGTGGCCATCGAACGACTCATCGCCCTGTGGGGCGTGAGCGAGCGCTCCCGAAACCTGGGGGAGATCGTCCACAAGCACCTCCTCCGGGGGGACGTGGCCGCGGCCCGCACCGCCGCCGAGCGCTCCGACGCGGTGGCCGCCGACATCTTCCTCGCCGGCTTCGACCGCTGGGAGCGCTCCCGCGCCACCGGCGGCAACGGCATCGAGTCCGCCGTGGAGCGCGAGCGCGCCCAGGTGGGGCTCAAGCTGCGGCGCAACCTGTGGCTGCTCGCGACCATCGGTTCGACGACGCCCTTCGTGGGCCTCTTCGGCACCGTGGCCGGCATCATGCGCTCCTTCAAGGACCTGGGCGTGGACGTGGAGGCCGGCGGCACGGGCGGCTCCGCGGCGGTGATGACGGGCATCTCCGAGGCGCTCGTGGCCACCGCGGTGGGCATCCTCGTCGCCGTGCAGGCGATGGTCTTCTACAACTACTTCCAGGCGCGGCTGTCCCGCGTGCTCGTGGAGCTGCGGCTGCTGGGCGACGAGTTCGTGGAGATCCTCAAGGAGCGCGCCGCCGGCGGCCCGCTGCCAGAACCAACGCCTTCACGCGAGAGCCCCGCGGCCCCCGCGCCGCGCCCGGATCCGCAGCCCGCCTCGTCGTAAGGAGACACGCCCACCATGGCCATGGGAAAGACGCCGGGCTCGTCCGACGATGAGGTCGAAGGCGCCGGCTTCGCGGAGATCAACATCACGCCGCTCACGGACGTGATGCTGGTGCTGCTCATCATCTTCATGGTGACCAGCTCCGTCATCACGCAGCAGGGTCCGGGCGGCGGCGCCAAGGCGGGCCTCAAGGTGAACCTGCCCAAGGGCGGCGCGGCGGACGTCACCGCGCGCACGACGGACCTGTCCGTGGCGGTGCTGGCGGACGGCCGCTTCATGCTCGCCGGCAACGTCGTCGCGGAGGCGGAGCTGAAGCAGGCCTTCGACAAGGCGAAGGATCAGAACCCCGACACCGTGGTCATCGTCCAGGCGGACGAGGGCGTCTCCCACGGGACGGTGGTGCAGGTGATGGAGCTGGCGAAGAAGGCCGGCCTCGCGCAGCTCGCCATCGGCGTGCGCGAGGGCAACTAGCCCCCCTCCCCCCTCGGAAAGGAAAAAGGCCCCCCGGCACGCATGCCGGAGGGCCTTTTTTCATGGCGTCAGCCGGGTGTCCGGCGGACTCAGACGGACGCGAACGCCGCGTCGCTGATGTCCATGGGCGAGGTGTCCTCGGTGGCGATGAGGCGCGCGGCGTACTCCACGTTGGGCAGCACGTTGCGCGCGTACCAGAGGGCGCTGAACTTCTTGCCGTCGTAGAACGCCTTGTCCGGGTGGTCCGCGCCCACGCTGGCGGCGGCCTTCTCCGCGATGACGGCCGCGTCCAGCAGCAGCCAGCCCACGGCGACCTCCGACATCATGTTGAGGAAGCGGTTGGCGGACAGGGGGATGAGCGGGAAGCGGCCCGGGTCCTGCGACCAGCCGAACAGCGCCATCGCGCTGGACATCAGGCCTTCCTGCGCGGCGGCCAGCGTCTTCACGGCCTCGCCCAGCACCGGGTGCTCGCGGTGCGCTTCCACGAAGCTGCCGACGTCTCCCATGAACTGCTGGAAGTGCGCGCCGCCCGCCTGGCCCATCTTGCGGCCCACCAGGTCCATGGCCTGGATGTGGTTGGTGCCTTCGTAGATGGAGAAGATCTTCGAGTCGCGCGTGTACTGCTCCACCGGGTAGTCCTGGATGTAGCCGGCGCCGCCGTACACCTGGATGGCCTGCGCGCACAGGCGGAAGGCCTGGTCGGAGCCGTAGGACTTCACCAGCGGCGTCAGCACCTCCACCTGGCCCTTGTGGTAGCTGGCCGCGTCGTCATCCTTGCCCGCCAGCTGCTTCGCCTTGTCCAGGTGCATGGCCAGCTTGATGACCAGCGCGCGGATGCCCTCCACGTGCGCCTTGATGTCCAGCAGCATGCGGCGCACGTCCGGGTGCTCCAGGATGGAGGCGCGGGGCGCGGACGGGTCCTTCCACTTGGTGAAGTGGGAGCCCTGCTTGCGGTCCTTCGCGTAGTCGACCGCGTTGTAGTACGCGGCCGACGCCAGGCTCACGCCCTGGATGCCCACGGCGATGCGCGCGCCGTTCATCATCTTGAACATCTGGCTCATGCCGACGTGCTCGACGGTGCCCACGAGCTCGCCCAGACAGCCGTCGTTCTCACCGAAGTTGAGGACACAGGTGGCGGAGCCGTTGATGCCCATCTTGTGCTCGATGGACGCCACCGTGACGTCGTTCGCCTGGCCCGCGGAGCCGTCCGCGTTGATGCGCAGCTTGGGGACGATGAAGAGCGACAGGCCCTTGGTGCCCACCGGCGCGCCGTCGATGCGCGCGAGCACCAGGTGGATGATGTTGCCGGCCATGTCGTGGTCGCCGCCGGAGATGAAGATCTTCGTGCCCCGGATGCTGTACGTGCCGTCCCCGTTGCGCTTCGCGGTGGACTTGGCCGCGCCCACGTCGGAGCCGGCGTGCGGCTCGGTGAGGCACATGGTGCCGCCCCACGTGCCGTTGAGCATGCGCTCCACGAACTGCTTCTGCTGCGCGGGCGTGCCGCACTCGGCGATGACCTCCGCCGCGCCGAACGCCAGGCCCGGGTACATGTTGAACGCCGTGTTGGCGCCGGAGAGGATCTCCTCCACCGTCACCTGGAGCATCATCGGCGCGCCCTGGCCGCCGTGGTCGGGGCTCACCGCCACCGTCTTGAAGCCCTGCTCGTAGAGCTTGTTCCACGCGTCCTTGAAGCCCTTGGGCGTGAAGACGGCGCCGTTCTCCACCCGGCAGCCCTCGCGGTCGCCCACGGAGTTGAGGGGCCCCAGGACCTCGCGCGCGAAGCGGTAGGTCTCCGTGAGCACCGCCTTCGCCTCATCCGGCCCCCAGGCGTCATACGGCGCCTGGCCCGCCACCTGGCCGAAGCCGAACTGCTCGAACAGCGTGAAGAAGATCTCTCGAAGGTCGGTCTTGTAGGTGTTGATGCCGGCGGACATGGCCACTCCTGCGTAGGGGCTCGCTGCCTGCTCTCTTCCCGCAGGGCAGGAAAAAGAAAGGGTCAGCGGCCCATGTGACGCAGGAAGTGTGGCGTCGACTGATTTTTGAGTCAACCCGGAATGACACCCCGCGTTGACGAGCGGTCGAAGCCGCCCCGTCCGAACGCGGGATTCCAGCGTTGAACGCCTACTTCTTGGCCTTCTTCGCCAGAGGGAGGGAGGCCGTCTTGGCGGCGGGCTTCTCCCGGGGGGCGGTCTTCTTGGACGAGGCGCCGGAGCGGGGCTCGCCCGCCTCCTCGTCGTCGTCCTCGTCCTCTTCCGGCGCGGTGGGAGCGGCGCTGGTGGACGACTCGGGGGCGGCGCTGGTGGCGGCGGGGACGACCAGGCTCTCGCGAGGGACCTCCACCACGATGGGGGACTGGCCGGAGCGCTGCCGGTTCTCGTCCTCCAGGGAGTAGAAGAGTTGGATCTGCGAGCCGCCCTTCATGACGAGCTCGCCCTTCTGGTTCTCCGCCCAGAGGTCGATTTCGACGAAGTACCGGCCGCCGGAGCCGTGGCGGTCGCTCACGCGGCCCTTGCAGACCACGGTGTCGCCCGGCCACACCATCTTGATGAACCGGACGTTGTAGCGGCGCAGCTGCCCGCCGCGCGCCCAGTCGCTGATCAACTGGCCGAGCATGCCCATGACGAGCATGCCCGGGGCGTAGACGGACGGCATGCCCACGCTCTTGGCGTACAGCTCGTCCACGTGGACGGGGTTGTAGTCGCCGGAGGCGCCCGCGTAGCGCGACAGCTGCACGCGGTCCACCGGGGCCTTGGCCAGCGCGGGCAGCTCGTCACCCACGCGAATGGATTCGAAGTAGAGCTTGCGCGCGGGCATCAGACGTTCTCCTTGGCGGCACGCACCACGAGGGTCCGGCGAGCACGGAAGACGAGGTTGCCCTCCTCGTCACGGCCTTCGTCCTCGATGACCGCGATGTCCATCTTGCCGGACATGCCCGGCCGTTCGAAGACGTCCGACACGCGGGTGGACACGTAGATGCGATCCCCCGCGAAGATGGGCCGCTCGTAGTCGAAGCCCTGTTCGGCGTGCAGCAGGCTCTTGATGCCCACCCCCAACAGCTCACGGAGGTCCGCGGCGGAATGGAACGACGCGGGGAACGTGGGCGGCGCGACGATGGTGGGATAGCCCGAGGCACGGGCGTACTCCTCGTCGTAGTAGATGGGATTGTAGTCGCCGATCGCTTCGGCGAAGCGCCGGATGGCGCCCTTCTCCACCTCGTTGAGCGTCGGCGGTGAGGCGCGGCCAATCGCGTTCTTGTCCAGCATTTCCCTCTCCTGATGAACCTTCAGCGTCCTGACGGCAGCTCAAGCACCGTCATGAGCCCGGCCTCCGCGGCCGTCAAACGTGGCGCGGCATTCACCAGCGCGTTCGCGGTGGCCCGGTCGCCCGCCACTCCCCCCGGGATTTCCAGCACCAGTCTGGGATCCGCGTCGATTTCGATGCGATCCCTTGGGTTGTCCGCCCCCACCGCGATGGTCAGCTCCAGGCGCACCCGCTCCTGACCCTCCTCCAAACCCACCACGGATTGGAACATGCCCGCGACGCGGCCTTTCTTCACGACAAATGCGCCGCCGGAGATCTCCTCCTCCGCGAACACCGGCGCGACCTCCTCCTCGAAGTCGTCGCAGTCCAGGCCCAAACCCAGCGCCGCCAGCGCCGCGGACTCCACCAGCCCCACGTGGCCCAGCTCCTCGCGGTCCACCAGCTCGAAGAACTCCTCCTCCGTCAGGCCCGCCCCCACCTTGCGCTGCAGCGCTTCACGCCGCGTCCGCGCGTCCACCACGCGGCTGGCCAGCACCTTGCGGACGGGCCCGCAGACCTGCCCCGCGGTGGCCACCAGCCGGTCCAGCACGAAGCCCGGGTTCACGCCGGTGCCCACGATGGCGACGCCCGCCTTCTGCGCGGCGCGCTCCAGCTTCTCCGCCAGCTCCGGGTACTTGAGGTGCGGGAACGCCAGCTCCTCGCACGTGCTGGCCACCGGCAGGCCCAGCTTCAGCGCGTCCAGCAGCTGCTCCATCACCTGCGAGAGCCGCGAGCTGGTGGCGTGCAGCACCACCACGCCCTTGCGGCGCCCCACGGCGCGCTCCAGCGAGTCCGCGACCTTGAAGCGCGGCGCGGCCTGCCCCAGCACGTCCCCCAGCGGACGCCCCACCAGGGAAGGCTGCGAGTCCACCGCGCCCATCAATTCCACTTCGGGGGACGACAGGGCGGCCCTGGCAATTTCCTGCCCGATGAACCCCAGCCCCATCACCACCACCGGCACCGGCCCATCAGGGGCTCTAGCCATCGGAGATTGCTCCCGAATTCCAAGGGGTTACAACCATTTACGGCGGGTCGCCAGCCACCATAGAACACGCTTCCTTGAGCAAGCAAGCGTAACGTGGAGTCCAGCGACCACTGGTTTCGGGGAATCTTCAAGAATTCCGGCAGTTTACCAGCACTGGAAAGCTTGGGGGGCCTGTTTGCCTGCCCGTGGAGCGGATATAAGACTCTGAGAAAACGCAGCCCACTCGCTCGGAGCGTATCTGCCCATGGCTCGGATCCTCGTGGTGGACGACGACGTGCTCATCCTCGCGGCGCTTTCCCGAATCCTGCAGGCGGAGGGCTACGAGGTCGTCACCCACAGCGATCCGGTGGTCGCGGCGCGGGAACAGGGCTTCGACGTGGTGCTGACGGACTTCATGATGCCGTACCTCAACGGCATCGAGCTGCTGTCGGCGCTCCGGGAGAAGAACCCGCGCGCGGTGCGGCTGATGTTGACGGCGGCGGCGGACTTCAAGACGGCGTCGGAGGCGGTGAACCGGGGCGAGGTCTTCCGGTTGCTGGGCAAGCCGTGGGCGCTGAGCGAGCTGACCAGCAGCGTGAGGCAGGCCATCGAGCACCACCGGCTGGTGGCGGCCAACGAGCGGCTGACGCGCGAGGTCGCGGAGAAGAACGCGGAGCTGCTGGCCATCAACGAGGGCCTGGAGCGCCGGGTCATCGAGCGCACGACGGGGCTTCTGGACGGGCTCATCAGCGCGCTGGACTACCGCGACACGGAGACGCAGTGGCACTCACGGCGCGTGTCGCTGTACGCGCGGCGGCTGGCGCAGGAGATTGGCCTCACCGGGCCGGCGTTGGACGTGGTGGAACAGGGCGCGCTCCTGCACGACATCGGCAAGATTGGCGTGCGCGACTCCATCCTGCTCAAGCCCGGGCCGCTCACGCCCGAGGAGTGGGTGGAGATGAAGCAGCACCCGGAGTTCGGCTACCGGATGCTGGCGAAGATGCCCTACCTGCACGAGGCGGCGCTCATCGTGCTGCAGCACCAGGAGCGCTGGGACGGCAAGGGCTACCCGCTGGGGCTCAAGGGCGAGGACATCGTCGTCGGCGCGCGCATCTTCTGCCTCGTGGATACGCTGGACGCCATCACCTCCGACCGGCCCTATCGCAAGGGACGTCCCATGAGCGTGGCCCGCGACGAGGTCCGCCGCTGCGCGGGGACGCAGTTCGACCCGGCGCTCGCGGAGGCGTTCCTGGGCCTCCCGGAGACGGAGTGGGCCCGCATCCGCCGCGAGGTGGAGATGATGGAAGAAGCGGAGGACCGCCGCTGGAACGGCGGGAAGCTCAACGCCCACGGTGAACCCGAGCCCGCGCGCGCCAGCGGGGCCTGACGCGCGCGAGAGGCCGGCTCAGGGGCGGTGGTCGCCAACGATGACGTCGTCGATGACCGTGCCCTCCAGCAGCGCGTCCACGACGTCCATGCCCGCGATGACGCTTCCGAAGGCCGTGTAGCGGCCGTCCAGGTGCGGCTGCGGCGAGTGGGTGAAGAAGAACTGGCTGCCGCCGGTGTCCTTGCCGGACAGCGCCATCCCCACGGTGCCCCGGGCATATGGCCGGCGCGTCATCTCACACCGGATGGAGTACCCGGGGCCGCCCTCCCCGTCCCCGCGCGGGTCGCCGCCTTGCGCGACGAAGTCCGGCACCACGCGGTGGAACGTCGTGCCCCGGAAGTAGCCCTGCCGCGCGAGCGCCACCAGGTTGCCGCCCGTGAGCGGCGCCTGTTCATCCAGGAGCACGGTGATGTCGCCCTTGCGCGTGCGCAGCGTGAGCGTCGTGGAAGGGGGCGCGGCGGGCGGACGGGAGGTGTGCGGCGGCAGCTCCACGCGGCCGGCGCGGATGGGCGTCCCCGTGAGGGAGGTGAGGGCTTCGGCGGCGACGCGGCGCACGTTCGCGTGCGGGTGGGTCAGCCACTCGCGCAGGCGGGGCTCGGCGGCGCGCCCCTGCAACGCGACGAGCGCGCCAGCCACGGACTCCGCCAGGTCCGGCTCCCGAGGCACCCGCGCCGCCAGGGCCTCCACCGCGGGCAGCGCTTCGGCGTCGTGCAGCTTTCCGGCGGCGGAGGCGGCGAGCCCCGCCACCACCGCGTCGCTCCCGGCGATGAGCGCTCGCACCGGCGCCTTCGCTTCGGGCACGGGCCGCTCGGAAATGGCATCCAGCGCCGCGCCGCGCACCACGGGACTGACGTGGCTCAGGTAGGGCACCGCGAAGGCGGCTCCCGACACGGGTGGAGTCACGTCCCCCGGCTTCGCCGCGGTCGCGGACAGCACCTTGAACTGGGCCACCTCATGCAGCCCCAACGCGAGCCTCCGGGCTTCAGGGAC
It encodes the following:
- a CDS encoding NAD(P)H-dependent amine dehydrogenase family protein, with translation MARAPDGPVPVVVMGLGFIGQEIARAALSSPEVELMGAVDSQPSLVGRPLGDVLGQAAPRFKVADSLERAVGRRKGVVVLHATSSRLSQVMEQLLDALKLGLPVASTCEELAFPHLKYPELAEKLERAAQKAGVAIVGTGVNPGFVLDRLVATAGQVCGPVRKVLASRVVDARTRREALQRKVGAGLTEEEFFELVDREELGHVGLVESAALAALGLGLDCDDFEEEVAPVFAEEEISGGAFVVKKGRVAGMFQSVVGLEEGQERVRLELTIAVGADNPRDRIEIDADPRLVLEIPGGVAGDRATANALVNAAPRLTAAEAGLMTVLELPSGR
- a CDS encoding MaoC family dehydratase N-terminal domain-containing protein, translated to MLDKNAIGRASPPTLNEVEKGAIRRFAEAIGDYNPIYYDEEYARASGYPTIVAPPTFPASFHSAADLRELLGVGIKSLLHAEQGFDYERPIFAGDRIYVSTRVSDVFERPGMSGKMDIAVIEDEGRDEEGNLVFRARRTLVVRAAKENV
- a CDS encoding HD domain-containing phosphohydrolase, with the protein product MARILVVDDDVLILAALSRILQAEGYEVVTHSDPVVAAREQGFDVVLTDFMMPYLNGIELLSALREKNPRAVRLMLTAAADFKTASEAVNRGEVFRLLGKPWALSELTSSVRQAIEHHRLVAANERLTREVAEKNAELLAINEGLERRVIERTTGLLDGLISALDYRDTETQWHSRRVSLYARRLAQEIGLTGPALDVVEQGALLHDIGKIGVRDSILLKPGPLTPEEWVEMKQHPEFGYRMLAKMPYLHEAALIVLQHQERWDGKGYPLGLKGEDIVVGARIFCLVDTLDAITSDRPYRKGRPMSVARDEVRRCAGTQFDPALAEAFLGLPETEWARIRREVEMMEEAEDRRWNGGKLNAHGEPEPARASGA